Part of the Tidjanibacter massiliensis genome is shown below.
GCAGGCCCGCGGCATCTCGGCCGACGGACGGATAATATACGGCACGACCTGGGACAACTACGATTTTGGCATGGTCTATTGGGACGAAGCCGGCGAGGTACACTATGTGGGCGAAGATGTGCGGTACTGTCGGCCGATAGAGATTCCCGACGGCTACGGCGGTACCTATAAATACAATTTGTGTGACGGTATGTGGACTTCGGCAACCAATACCAATGTCAGTCCCAACGGTAAATACATTGCCGGAATCTACCGGGTAGAAAGCTGGTCTGATGAAGAACAGACGGTTGAGGAAACGAACTATCCGGCCTTCTACAATACCGAGACCGGCAAGACGGTGATATTCGAGGAACTCGTCGGGGGTGGCGGTGTTTCGGCGACGAGCGACGGCCTCGGATTTACTGCCGATTCCGTAGTGGCGGCCTCTTCCGGAATGGTGGTGGATATCGACGACGGTACGGTGATTGGCAGTATGGTGGAATGGATAAGGGATAATTACGGTATCATCATTCCGAGCGGTTACCTCACCTATATGCCCGACAGCGGTGACCGATTCTTCGGAGCCATGCTCTCTGCTGCAGGGCCTGTAGTAGAGGGTGTGAATTGGTTCGTTTGCCCCGAGCGGTAGAATGGATAGTTGTTTTCAAAAGTTTTTATAGGTTTTCATAGGTTTTCAGTGACGGGCCGGACGCTTAGTGTCCGGCCCGTGTTGTTAGGGAAAGACAGTGCCGGACGGCTGGCGCTGAATGCAGGTAGGTATCGCCGGCCGATTCTTTTCACGTGTTTTAGGTATTGCCGGAGCTAGGCGGACACCCTACTTTTGTCTTCAGATAAAAAGATTTTTAGCCATTTCTTTAAAGTCGGTAAGGCCGGCCCCCGCGGCCGGCCTTTTGTCTATTTTGACGGAATGTTATCTTTGCAGAAAACAACATACGCCATGCAGAGAACAGGAAAATATACCAAGGACGACCCGATGAGCGACCTGGTCAGCGACAACTACAGGATATTACTGCTTATGAGCCGCTTCGGTATCGGGCTCGGTTTCGGGGAGAGTTCCATAGGCGAAGTGTGCCGTGCCAACGGCGTGGATACCTCCACCTTCCTTATCGTGACCAACATGATGCTTTACGATGAGATTCCGGCCGATGCCTACGACAAGGTCTCGATGGAGGGTCTCCTCTCCTACCTGCACAACTCGCACGACTACTTTCTCGGATTCCGCCTGCCGGCCATCCGGGAGAAACTCGCTGCGGCGGTGGGGACGGGCAGCGACCTTTCGCGGGCCATCATGAAATATTTCGACGACTATACGGCCGGTGTCCATACCCACATGGCCTACGAAGAGGAGGTGGTGTTCCCCTACGTACGCGCCCTGCTGGAGGGGCGCCGCCAGCAGGATTACAGCATCGACATCTTCAGCCGGCACCACGACCAGGTGGAGACGCTGCTCACGGAGTTCAAGAACATACTGATTAAATACTACCCGTCGGCCAGTACGAACGAAATCAACAACGTGCTGTTCGACATCTTCAACTGCGAGAACGACCTCGCTTCCCACAATGCCGTGGAGGACCTGCTGTTCGTCCCGGCAGTCGGAAGGCTGGAGAAAAGAGTGGAGGAGGAAGGATGAGCGTTACGGTCAAGATAACGGTGGCGGAGCCTTCGGTCATCATACGCAGCGGCATCATCGCCGTGATAGGGAGTGCCGAGAACCTGAAGGCCGAGATTTACGAGGTGAGCGAAATCGACCAGTTGCGGAACGTGCTTTCGTGGCAGCATCCGGATATTCTGCTGGTGAATCCCGCATCGCTCGGCCTCTTTCCGCTGCAGCAGCTCAAGAAGGATACGGGCAATCCCGACATGAAATGCGTCGCACTGCAGTTCGCATTTACCGACCATGCCGCCCTGAAAAGTTACGACGATGCCATATCGGTGTACGACAGTGCCGAGACGGTGAACGACAAACTCGCCCGGCTGGTCAGCGAACCGGAGCGCGACAAGCGGCACGAATCGCTGAGCGGACGGGAAAAGGAGGTCATCGCCTGCGTGGTGCAGGGTATGACCAACAAGCAGATAGCCGACAAGCTCTTCATATCGACGCATACGGTCATCACCCACCGGCGCAACATATCCGCCAAACTCGGCATCCACAGTCCGGCCGGTCTGACGATTTACGCCATCGTAAACAAGCTGGTGGAGCTGGACGACATCAAGGACTCCGTAGAGGAGCAGCTCCCCGGAGATTAGGATTGCAGCCGGAACCGCGGGCCTGCCGCTGAGAGTCAGCGCTGGCGGTAACGGGCTACCGTACCCGCCTCCACGAACTCCGCCTTGGCTGCTGTCCATGCCCGGAAATGGGGCGAGGCGTTATGCGCGGCGACGGCCTCTTCGTCTGCCCACCGTTCGATGAAACAGAAGGCGCGGCTGTCGGCCACATCCTCGTAAAGGTCGTAAAAGACGTTGCCGCGTTCGGCACGGCTCGCTTCGATGAGAGGCTGTACCGCTTTCAGAAAATCCTCCTGTTTGCCCTCCCTTATCACATTTCTGGCTACTATCGTTATCATATCGTTCGTTGTTGGTGTCGTGTCGGTACTATCCCTGTCGCGTGCGGTCAGGCGATGTCGGCAGTCCAGTAGGAGAAGGTACGGCGCGAACCGTCCTCCATGCCGACCTCCTGCGACCAGCGGTAGGGTTCTCCCAGCCGAAAGGCGACGGACTGCCGGAAGAGGGGCCCGCCGTAACAGAGCGTATGGTATTCGCCGTTCTCGCCGCAGAGGTCGATTCCGGCGGGGAAGTCCGCCACCGTCGCGCGGTTCAGTCTGCGGCCGATATACTCCCTGCCCAATCGCTCTGCCCAGGTCGTGGTGATGACCGCCTCCAGTCCCGAAGCGAGGAACGCTTCCATGGCCTTCTGCGGCGAGAGTTCCCAAAGCGGTTCCACCACCTCGATACCGTAGGGCCGTAGACGCTCTTCGCGGTAGGTGCGGACGTCGTGCAGAAAGATGTCGCCGAAGATGAAACGGGTGACTCCCTGTGACCGGAACCGTTCGGCAGCCAGCCGCATGGCATGCGTATCGTGTTCCGGCTCCCCTCCCGGCGTTACGTTCACCGTGCAGAGCGGAATGCCGATGGATGCGGCCTGTGCCCGGAGCACCCGTTCGGGAATGGCGTGCATTGTGGAGCGGCCGTCGGCGCCGCTGACCGTCGTCAGAAGCGATACGACGTCGTATTTCTCCGAGCGCAGGGCTGTCAGCAGTGCGAGCGCCGAATCCTTGCCTCCGCTCCAGTTGAAGACGGCTTTCATGCGTGCGTCCATTCCGATTCCTCCGTCTTTTCTTTTGTGAACAGTCCGCCGACCAGCGTGAAGTAGGGGGGCAATACGGGGCCTTCGCTCCAGCGCAGCGGGAGACCGAGCAGTTCTTTCGCCGTGCGGGCCACGTCGAACCCGCAGGCTTCCAGCGAAGTGCGGGCCCGGTCGGGATAACGGCACGGTTTCCCCTCGGTACGCAGACAGCCGCCCTGGCCGCACAGCAAACAGCTGCCCGCAAAAAGGGCCCGGCTGCCGGGATGACGCTTTTCCGCTTCCAGCAGGCGGGCATCCATCGGTCGGCGGGCATCCTCTACGATGGCATAGGCGGCTGCGGCCGCTTCGGATACGTCGGCCGGCCGGTGCCGTTCCTTGGCGTCCAATGTTGCGACCGCCCCGATGATGCGGATGTGGCCGTAGCCGGCAAGCCGTTCCAGCGGGTCGGTATCGAAAGGCGGACAACCCCATATCCGGCCGTAATTACCGCATGCCCGGCAATATTCCTCGATGCGGCGTGTGTCGCAGTAGCTGCGGAGGTAATCTCCGGCGGGCAGGTTGGCGGTTATGTAGCGGGTACAGGGCATCTCGGTGCCTGCAAAGATAGCGAACGCGCGGCGGATTGCCGCACTTTTTTCCGTCGGCTTCATTCCCTGTGGACATTTCTATTTTTTGTAAAGCGGCCGTAACGCTTTCGTAACGGGCTCCGGGTAGTTTTGCGGCGTCAAATAATTGTTCGGGATAAAGATATGAGATTGTACACACCGAGAATTCTGTCGTTTTTTCTTGCGCTGTGCCCCTTCCTTGCGGCGGAGGCGGCGCAGCCGCTTTACTCCGTGTCGGGAAGGGTGACCGATGCCGCCACGGGCGAACCGGTGACAGGCGCCGTAGTCATGGTCAAGGATACCTACAAGGGAACCGAAACCGATATGGAGGGCCGTTGGCGCCTCGACAACCTTGCCGCGGGGGATTATACGTTCGCCGTCAGTTTCATCTCCTACAAGAGCATCGAGGTGTCGTGCAGGGTGGCCGCCGATGTGGAGGGGGTGGATGTCTGCCTCGAAAGCGATTCGGAAGAGGTCGAAGAGGTGGTCGTGAAGGCCCGTATGCGGAGCGACACCGAGATAGCCATGCTCGGAACGATAAAGGCCGTTCCGCAGGTCACGAGCGGTGTTTCGGCGGCCCAGATATCGAAAAGCCCCGACCGGAACGCTTCGGAAGTCGTCCGTCGCGTCCCCGGCATCACCATCATAGACGACCGTTTCATCATCGTGCGCGGCCTGTCGCAGCGCTACAACAACGCATGGATAAACGGACTGGCCGTCCCGAGTACCGAGACAGACAGCCGTGCCTTCTCCTTCGACATGATTCCCAGCAGTCAGATTGACAACCTGCTGGTCTATAAATCCCCCTCGCCGGAGATACCGGGCGACTTCTCCGGCGGTTTTGTCAAGATAGTGACCAAAGGTATCCCCGAAGAAAACAGCATCGAAGTCGGTTATTCGACCGGGTTCAATGTCAGGACGCAATTCAGGCAGTTCCGCATGAACCCCGGAAGCTATACGGATTTCCTCGGTTTCGACCTCGGCAAGAGGCCGCTCGGCCGCTCGTTTCCGGCGCACATGGACCTCGTCACTTCGCCCGACGAGATAACGAGGCTGACGAGAGAAGGGTTCAACAACGACTGGCGCATCCGGAGTTTTATCCCCATGCCCGACCAGCGGCTCTCCTTCTCGATGGCCCGCCGCTGGGATACGAAGCGCGGCCGTACCGTGGGCAACATCACCGCCGTCACATACAGCAATACGTTTAAAGGAGTCGAAGGTATCAAGAACGCCCGGTACGGCATCTACTCCGCGGCCGCCGACACGCCCATCTATCTCGACGATTATTATGACAACCAATATTCGAACGATGTCCGGCTCGGAGCGATGCACAACTGGGCGTTCATCCTCGACGCCTCTAACCGTATCGAGTTCAAGAACCTGCTCAATATATTGGGGCGTAACCGTCTGACCGAACGCCGGGGCATCAAGGACATGAGCAGCATGTACTATCTCGAACAGACCGAGATGCAGTACTCTTCGCGCCTGACCTATACGGGGCAGTTCTCCGGCACGCACCACCTGGCCGGTACCGATGCGACGGTGACGTGGGATGCCGGTTACTCCTATGCCGACCGGAACGAACCCGACCGCCGCATCGTCTCCAATATGGCCGGTATCGGAAGTACGGATGACCTGGCGGATGTGGTGACGGGCAACGACAACATCAAACGCTACTTCCAGACCCTCGGCGACCACATCGCTTCGGCTTCCGGCAACTATGTGCAGCAGTTGGCCTGGGGGGGTATCCGACCCACGTTGAAGGCCGGCATCTACGGCGAGTACCGTTACCGCAGCTACGACCAGCGCGAGTTCATCTACCGTTACGACAACCTTTCCGCCGAAGAGCGGCAATATTATCTCAAGCTGCCTTTCCAGGAGATGCTGTCGCCCGAATGGCTGGGAGCGGACAAGGTCTATATCGACGAGATAACCCGCAAGACCAATGCCTACACCGCCGACATCTATTACGGAGCGGCTTATGCGGCGCTCGACATTCCGCTCGGAAAATTCGATATCTATGCCGGGGCACGTCTCGAAAGCTACACCACGAAGCTGACGCGAGACCGTTCGGATGCACCCGAACTTATCCTGATGACCACCAAGACGCACCACGACCTCAATCTGCTGCCTTCGGTCAATGTCACTTACCGGATAGACGACCGGCATCAGTTGCGGGCGGCTTACGGGCGTTCGCTCAACCGTCCGGAGCTGCGTGAGCTTTCCCCTACGGTCTATTACGATTTCGACCTCTTCAGCGAGATAGCCGGTAACGAGAACCTCAGGACGGCCGTCATCGACAACGTGGACCTGCGTTATGAATTCTATCCCGCACCGGGCGAGACGGTGAGCCTCGGTGCCTTCTACAAACACTTCCGCAATCCGATAGAGTGGACCTATATCGACATGGGCGGTTCGCTCCGCTATATGTATGAGAATGCCGACCGGGCCCAAAGCTGGGGTGTGGAGCTCGATGTGAGGAAAAACCTCGGCTTTATCGGTATGCCGAACCTTTCGCTGGTGCTCAATGCGGCGTGGATATACAGCAACGTGACCTTTGTGCCCGGCGAGGTGGTGTCCGAACCCGACCGGCCCATGCAGGGACAGTCGCCCTACGTGATAAACGCGGGACTCTATTACAGTTCCGAACGACTCGGACTCGACGTGGCGCTGCTCTACAACCGAATTGGCAAGCGGATAGTGGGGCTGGGCAAGTCCAACAGCGTCAATCCCGACCCCAATACGCTGATTCCCGATTCGTACGAAATGCCGCGCAACGTGCTCGATTTCTCCGTATCGAAAAGGATAGGGCGACGGGTGACGCTGAGCTGTTCGGTGAAGGACCTTCTCTCGGAGGACGTGGTGTACAAGCAGTTCCCGAAGTTCGAGAAGGACGGACAGATGTACCGGCGGGAACAGGTCACCCGGCGCTACAATCCCGGTCAGAGCGTATCGCTGACTGTCTCGGTAAAGCTGTGAACGATATTCGACAGGACAGACAATAGAGAAAACACCAATTTTTAATCGAACAGAAAAAGATGAAAAAGAACATCAAGATGGCCGCCGTGGCATGTATGCTCCTCTCGGCCTTTGTTACCGTAAGTTGCGACAAGAATACGGACAACGGCGGCGAGAATCCTCCGCAGGGCGAAACGTTCGAACTGGGCGACGGTTCGAAGGATAATTTCGAAATCGCTTCCGACATGACGCTGACCTATCCGAACGTCTATACGCTCAAAGGGTTCGTTTATGTGCCCGACGGTGTGACGCTGACCATCGAGCCCGGTGTGGTGATAAAGGGCGACAAGGCTACGCAGGGTACGCTCATTATCGAACGGGGCGGCAAAATCATGGCACAGGGTACGCCGGAACGCCCGATTGTCTTCACTTCTGCCCAGGCTCCCGGCAGCCGCAAGCCCGGTGACTGGGGCGGTATCATCCTGCTCGGCAAGGCGCCCAACAACCTCGGCGAACAGACCATCGAGGGCGGTGTGCGTTCCAAACACGGCGGTAACGACCCGGCGGACAATTCCGGCGTGCTGAGCTATGTACGTGTGGAATTCCCCGGCATCGAATACTCTACGGACAATGAAATCAACGGAATTACCTTCGGTTCGGTCGGGAGCGGTACCAAAATCGACCACCTGCAGGTATCCTACTCGGGGGACGACTCCTATGAGTGGTTCGGCGGTACGGCGAATGCGAAATATCTCGTCGCCTATTCGGGTTGGGACGATGATTTCGATACCGACAACGGCTTCAGCGGCAAGGTACAGTTCGCCATGGGCGTGCGCAATCCGAGGATAGGGGACAAGTCGGCCTCCAACGGTTTCGAATCGGACAACAACGGCGACGGTGCGGCTACCGAACCCTACACCTCATGCGTGTTCGCCAACGTCAGCCTTTTCGGGCCGGTGTCCAATCCCGCATCCTATACCGAACAGGCCGGCGCCGAGGGTAGCCCGGTCGATGCGAGATTCCAGGCCGCGCTTCATCTGCGCCGCAATACCCAGCTCAGTATCTATAACTCCCTCATAGCGGCTTTCCCGGTAGGGCTGATTATCGAGAACGACAAAGGGTCTACCACACAGGATTGGGCTGAGCAGGGCAAACTCAACGTAACCAACTGCGTGATGGCCGGCATGGTGAAGAATTACCAGGATGCACAGTATTGGAAGGATGGTTCCCAGTTCGACGATGAGGATGCGGGTAGTTTCGCCGACGGTTATTTCAACCGTGCGGAGGGTGGAAACAGGGTGTTCGCAGCCCTCTCCGACCTCGGCCTCAGCGGCAATCCGCTCAGCCTTTCCGCTCCGGTGGTCTTCCCCGGCAGCGACAGTCCGCTTGCTTCGGGTGCTGCATGGACGGAGGAGAAGGTGGCTTCGGGCTTCGATAAAGTGGACTATATCGGTGCTTTCGGTCCGAATGAGACCGCTGCCGCCAACTGGACGAACGGCTGGTGCAATTTCGACCCCCAGAATACGGTTTACTAAACGTCGGCAGGTTGGTCAATTTGTCGGTGGGCGGGCTGCTGCGGCGGTCCGCCCTTTTCCCGTTCCGCGGCGGAGCTTCCGATGTGCCGGCAATGCGTGCGGGGATTGCGTTCCGTGCAGGAATATTACAGCCCGAGGTCTTCGTCAATCAAGACCACCGTAATCCTCCCTTTCGGATGGCATTTGTGCAGAATGAGCCGTTCGTTGCATATCCGTCGGGGCGATGCACAATCCATGCACCGGCCCGTTTTCACGCACGGCGTGTCGAAATCCTCATGACGGGCCGCATTGCGCGGGGCGGCCGTTTCGCGGATACGCCTGAAGGCGGCATCGCCGTCCTCCACGATTTTGTTCCGACCGACGGTCAGGATGACGTGCCGCGGTCCGAAGGCTATCGGAGCGATGCGGTTGCCTATCATGTCCAGCCAATGCAGCTCCCCGTCGAGGGTGACGGCATTCGCGCCGGTCAGGAACAGGTCGCATAACAGCGCCTGCCGGCGTCTTTCTATCAGTTCCCTGAAAGGAACGCCCTGTTCGAAAGTGTCGATGAACGGATAGGTGCGCTGCGTCCGCAGCCACTCCACCGTCCCCGTCGCGTAGAGCGTCATCGAGTCGCCGAAGGAGATACTCGCCGGCGCGAGTTCGGCGATGCGGCTGCGGATGTATTCGCCGGCCTCGTGTGCGTCGGCTGCTGTCGCCACCTCAAAACCGTTGCGCCTCAGCCTGTCGGCACATCTCTCCGTTGTCTTTGCCTGTTCCATCATGTGTCTCCATTATGGGCGGTTCCGGCAGATGTTTTCCGGAGACCGTAAAAAAAGTCTCCACGGAGTACGCGGAGACATAGGTATTAAAACCTGCGGCCCATGGCCTTATTGTGGTAAGATGTAGAAGTTCTTACATTGCAAATATAGGAAAAATAAGTGCACAAATCCAAAAATTTTCCTTATTTTTACGAAAAACCGCCAATTTATGGAGAAAAGATTGGGTATAGATGTAGGAACCAATTCCCTCGGATGGGCTATCGTGGAGGTGGACGACGAAGGATGTACGCTGCTCGACCGAGGGGTGGATATCTTTCAGGAGGGGGTAGCACGTGAGAAGAATCAGGAGAAACCGGCCGTGCAGGACAGGACCGATGCCCGTGCCCTACGGCGGCACTATTTCCGTCGCCGTTTGCGCAAGATAGCCCTGTTGCGGGTGTTGGTACGGCACGACCTGTGTCCCGCATTGTCGGAGGAGCAGTTGAACGCCTGGCAGGGGAAGGGGATTTATCCGTTGGACGATGCGTTCATCCGTTGGCAGCGTACCGACGACAATGCGGACAGGAACCCGTACCGCGACCGCTTCCGGTGTCTGACCGAAGAACTCGATTTGGCCTGCCGCGAAGAACGTTACGTGCTGGGCAGGGCGCTGTATCATCTGTGTCAGCGCCGCGGATTTCTGAGCAATCGCAAGGATGCGGGAAACGAGGCCGAGGAGGGTAAGGTGAAGCAGGAGATTAAAACCCTCTCTGCCGACATGGCCGCTGCGGGGTGCGAATATCTGGGCGAATATTTCTACCGGCTTTACCAGCGGAAAGAGAAGATTCGCAAACACTATACAGCCCGGAACGAGCACTATCTGGCCGAGTTTCGTGCCATTTGCCGGAAACAGCGGCTTGATGAGGAGTTGCGACAGGCATTGGAAAAAGCCATTTTCTATCAGAGGCCCCTCAAGTCGCAAAAGGGCTTGGTAGGCAAGTGTACTTTCGAAAAGGACAAGAGCCGCTGTCCGGTGTCCCATCCGCGCTTCGAGGAGTTCCGGATGCTCCAGTTCATCAACAACGTTCGGGTTACGGGTCCCGGCGATGCGGAGCCGCGGCCCCTTTCGCCGGAGGAGGTGGAGATTGTCCGTCCGCTGTTCCTGCGCAAGAGCAAACCGCATTTCGATTTCGAAGACATTGCCAAAAAGATAGCGGGCAAAGGGAACTATGCCTGCCGGGGCGAGTTGCTGCAGGCGCCGTACCGCTTCAATTGTGCCGGCAAATCGACGGTGACGGGGTCTCCCGTATCGGCCCTTTTCGCTTCGGTTTTCGGAGATGATTGGCAGCGTGAGATTTGCAGCCTGTATACGCTCGGTGCCGGGAAAAACGAGGAGCAGATACTCAACGACGTATGGCATGTCCTCTTCGCCTTTGAGGACGAGGAGCGGTTGCAGGCCTGGTTGCAGGAGAAACTGCAGCTTTCGGCCGACGATGCGAAAACCCTGGCGGCCTTCCGTCTGCCGCAGGGGTATGCGTCGCTGAGCCTGAACGTTATCAACAAGATACTTCCCTACCTGCGGCGCGGATACCGCTACGACGAGGCGGTATTCTTTGCCAACCTCGGAAAGGTGCTTCCGGCGGAGGTGTATGCCGACCCGGCCAGGCGCCGCGAAGTGGAGCAAGGGATTTCCGCCCAGATGGATGATTTGGGCGACGGAGAGAAAACACGGAAGGAGGAACGTATTCGCGATTATCTGCGGCGTTATTGGGGCGTAGAGGAGAAGCGGCTGGAGCGCCTTTACCATCCTTCGATGATTGAGGCGTATCCGTCGGCGTCTCCCAACGGACAGGGTCTCCTGCAGCTGGGTTCGCCGCGCATCCCGGCTGTCCGGAATCCGATGGCCATGCGAGCTCTGTTCCGCCTCCGCGTACTGCTGAACGAACTCCTGCGCGAAGGAAAGATTGACCGTGGCACGAAAATCAATATCGAGCTCGCCCGCGAGCTGAACGACGCCAACAAACGGAAGGCCATCGAACGTTACCAGCGGGAGCGGGAGGCTGAGAACCGCAAATATGCCGAAGAGATTCGCCAACAGTATGTCGAAGCGACGGGACATTCCATAGAGCCCTCCGAAGAGGATATTCTCAAATACCGTCTGTGGGTGGAGCAGGGGCATTGTTCCCTTTATACGGGGAAGACAATCGGGATTTCCGAGTTTCTCGGCGACGGCCGGCGGTACGACATCGAGCATACCGTCCCCCGTTCGCGTGGGGGAGAGGATGCGCAGTACAACAAGACGCTGTGCGAAGAGGAATTCAACCGGGATATAAAACGCGACAAACTGCCGTCGGAGCTGGCCAACCATACCGCGATATTGGCCTGTGTCGAGTCGTGCGGATGGTTCGAGCGCATCGAGGGGTTGGAGCATCGGGTCTGGGGGGCGGACCGTCGCGCAAAGAGTGCGACGACCAAATCGGCGAAGGATTTCGCCATTCAGGACCGGCACTACTGGAGGATGCACCTCGATTACTGGCGCAGGAAGTGCGAGGCCTTTACCATGACGGAGGTGCCCGAAGGATTCAGCAATCGGCAGGGTGTGGATGTTGGCATCATCGGCCGGTATGCGCGGCTCTATCTGCAGACAGTCTTCGACCGGGTTTATACGGTCAAGGGTGCTACGACGGCTGCGTTCCGCAGGATGTGGGGGCTGCAGGAGGAGTATGCGGCGAAAGAGCGCGTGAATCATGTCCACCACTGTATAGATGCCATTACCATCGCCTGCATCGGAAGCCGGGAGTACGCCTTGTGGGCGCAGTACGTTCGGCAGGATGAACTCTATCGGTGGGGGGAAGCGGATAAACCCCGTTGCGGCAAGCCGTGGCCGACCTTCACCGAGGATGTCCGGGCGACGGCCGATGAGCTGCTCATTTCGCATCACACACCCGACAACATGCCCAAGCAGAGTCGGAAACGGCTGCGTGTGCGGGGAAAGGTGCAGCGGAACGACAGGGGAGAGGTCAAATACATGCAGGGCGATACTGCCCGGGGTGC
Proteins encoded:
- the cas9 gene encoding type II CRISPR RNA-guided endonuclease Cas9 (Cas9, originally named Csn1, is the large, multifunctional signature protein of type II CRISPR/Cas systems. It is well known even to general audiences because its RNA-guided endonuclease activity has made it a popular tool for custom editing of eukaryotic genomes.) → MEKRLGIDVGTNSLGWAIVEVDDEGCTLLDRGVDIFQEGVAREKNQEKPAVQDRTDARALRRHYFRRRLRKIALLRVLVRHDLCPALSEEQLNAWQGKGIYPLDDAFIRWQRTDDNADRNPYRDRFRCLTEELDLACREERYVLGRALYHLCQRRGFLSNRKDAGNEAEEGKVKQEIKTLSADMAAAGCEYLGEYFYRLYQRKEKIRKHYTARNEHYLAEFRAICRKQRLDEELRQALEKAIFYQRPLKSQKGLVGKCTFEKDKSRCPVSHPRFEEFRMLQFINNVRVTGPGDAEPRPLSPEEVEIVRPLFLRKSKPHFDFEDIAKKIAGKGNYACRGELLQAPYRFNCAGKSTVTGSPVSALFASVFGDDWQREICSLYTLGAGKNEEQILNDVWHVLFAFEDEERLQAWLQEKLQLSADDAKTLAAFRLPQGYASLSLNVINKILPYLRRGYRYDEAVFFANLGKVLPAEVYADPARRREVEQGISAQMDDLGDGEKTRKEERIRDYLRRYWGVEEKRLERLYHPSMIEAYPSASPNGQGLLQLGSPRIPAVRNPMAMRALFRLRVLLNELLREGKIDRGTKINIELARELNDANKRKAIERYQREREAENRKYAEEIRQQYVEATGHSIEPSEEDILKYRLWVEQGHCSLYTGKTIGISEFLGDGRRYDIEHTVPRSRGGEDAQYNKTLCEEEFNRDIKRDKLPSELANHTAILACVESCGWFERIEGLEHRVWGADRRAKSATTKSAKDFAIQDRHYWRMHLDYWRRKCEAFTMTEVPEGFSNRQGVDVGIIGRYARLYLQTVFDRVYTVKGATTAAFRRMWGLQEEYAAKERVNHVHHCIDAITIACIGSREYALWAQYVRQDELYRWGEADKPRCGKPWPTFTEDVRATADELLISHHTPDNMPKQSRKRLRVRGKVQRNDRGEVKYMQGDTARGALHQQTFYGAIERDGEIRYVVRKSLDQLLPADVEKIVDEAVRQKVREAVEAYGFKEATDPTKHTVWMNEEKQIPIRKVRILTGVKNPILLKPHRDVSVKEYKRYYHVVNDGNYCMAIYEGRDRQGRLKRTFEIVNKLEAARYFKRSADRESRPDLVPLSDVNGYSLKYLLKTGTMVLFYENSPDELYECSVGELAKRLYKVVGMAQDGRVQFLFHQEARDQKAVTAECGMGISVFDARHPAPKLRIRVSNFKMFVEGYDFELTVTGEVKFKR